The following coding sequences are from one Humulus lupulus chromosome X, drHumLupu1.1, whole genome shotgun sequence window:
- the LOC133805536 gene encoding uncharacterized protein LOC133805536, with translation MSKFHIVLESTLCLVCGDHPETHSHLFFSCCLSQRVVELVFTWLGFRGWPMDFNGWLSWLSVPAKGIVNMVSVAAIAATCYSLWLNRNRCVFEGHSKSDVKLAHDIKSVLSYRLYIPAASS, from the exons ATGAGCAAATTTCATATTGTCTTAGAATCTACTTTGTGCCTTGTGTGTGGTGATCATCCTGAAACTCACAGCCACTTATTCTTTAGCTGCTGTCTTTCTCAAAGGGTGGTGGAGCTTGTGTTCACTTGGCTGGGTTTCAGAGGATGGCCGATGGACTTTAATGGCTGGTTGAGTTGGCTTTCGGTGCCTGCTAAGGGAATTGTGAATATGGTTAGTGTAGCTGCAATTGCAGCAACTTGCTACAGCTTATGGTTAAACAGGAATAGGTGCGTTTTTGAAGGCCATTCCAAATCTGATGTAAAGCTTGCTCATGATATAAAAAGTGTTCTGTCTTACAGGTTATACAtt CCTGCTGCTTCTTCTTAG
- the LOC133807208 gene encoding glycosyltransferase family protein 64 C3, whose protein sequence is MNLFLTSFALLFFFFNSSLSLRNLTVDPCDPTVQHDPRTLRSDKITVLINGYSESRTPLLQSIAAKYSAAPFVSAVLVLWGNPSTPTQTLARLSHNLTLSSFGGATISLVRQRSSSLNARFLPRTAIRTVAVLICDDDVEIDGKSLAFAFRVWESNPSRLIGFFARSHDIDLSRKEWIYTVHPDRYSIVLTKLMMMRSDYLFSYSCGGGPVMGRMRSVVDRARNCEDVLMNFVIADESKAGPILVGAKWARDWGDKRNEEEDGGDGRRRLKGAVAEVGLSSRRGEHRKRRGKCINEFHRVLGRMPLRYSYGKVVNSVGEQGLCRKGGKLVFCDH, encoded by the coding sequence ATGAATCTTTTTCTAACAAGCTTTGCattactcttcttcttcttcaactcaTCGCTTTCTCTGCGCAACCTCACCGTCGATCCATGTGATCCAACGGTCCAGCATGACCCGCGGACGCTCCGATCAGACAAAATCACAGTCCTCATCAATGGCTACTCCGAATCCCGCACCCCTCTCCTCCAATCAATCGCCGCCAAGTACTCAGCTGCCCCATTCGTCTCAGCAGTGCTTGTCCTCTGGGGAAACCCGTCCACCCCGACCCAAACTCTAGCTCGATTATCCCACAATCTCACACTCTCGTCATTCGGCGGCGCCACCATTTCCCTCGTCCGGCAACGATCGAGCAGCCTCAACGCCCGGTTCCTCCCCCGAACCGCCATTCGAACCGTCGCCGTCTTGATCTGCGACGACGACGTTGAGATCGACGGCAAGTCGTTGGCGTTCGCtttcagagtgtgggaatcgaaCCCCAGCCGTCTGATCGGGTTCTTCGCGAGATCGCACGACATAGATTTGTCGAGGAAGGAGTGGATCTACACCGTTCATCCGGACAGGTACTCGATCGTGCTCACCAAGTTGATGATGATGAGAAGCGATTACCTGTTTTCGTACAGCTGCGGAGGTGGGCCCGTAATGGGCCGGATGAGAAGCGTGGTGGATCGGGCCCGTAATTGCGAGGACGTACTGATGAACTTTGTGATAGCGGATGAGTCTAAGGCCGGGCCCATCTTGGTGGGGGCAAAATGGGCCAGGGATTGGGGTGACAAAAGAAACGAGGAGGAGGACGGTGGTGATGGGCGGCGGAGATTGAAGGGTGCGGTGGCTGAGGTTGGGTTGAGTAGTCGGAGAGGAGAGCACAGGAAGAGGAGAGGGAAATGCATAAACGAGTTTCATAGAGTGCTTGGAAGAATGCCATTGAGGTATAGCTATGGCAAGGTTGTGAATTCAGTGGGTGAACAAGGGTTGTGCCGGAAAGGAGGGAAACTAGTGTTCTGTGATCACTGA